The proteins below are encoded in one region of Candidatus Cloacimonas sp.:
- the asnB gene encoding asparagine synthase (glutamine-hydrolyzing) — MCGIAGIYCYSQEAVTIAKKQENFTPGKEYPGKNSGSYKQNAVNAILLKNMTDAIKHRGPDDEGYLLKDRKGIQVFAGGDSPADIKSLYPILYNNDEGAIRTSLNAAVNSINVDDFILGMGFQRLSILELKPIGHQPMWDKELGIVICYNGEIYNYLELREELKAKGYIFFSHSDTEVIIKAYHYWGEDCVQHFNGMWAFSLWDERKKVLFCSRDRYGIKPFYYAVQDGVIYWGSEIKQLLLTPVDKTLNQAMIWRSMKINSLLVYDDETYWQHINCLKPGHNLLLTNGKINIKQYYDLDIANLESSKLSYNEAVEQYRSIFLDSIGLQLRSDVEIGATLSGGMDSSAIVCSAVHKKGEPLKTFSSYYAFLPELDERSWIEKIVQKTSCRSFYVSPKAEDAIQGWENLTYYNDFPLAAGFVSQNAVMQEAHRQGIKVLLSGQGSDEISAGYRHSLYRYFADLLRGMQIGKLGKELPRYLQKEKPVLSKLGKILLSTFLPESALYNLEFRYYRFEPFNSAFTREADKNCGEQILKKIADIKASRLSNFLYNMMHNTSLQTLLHFEDRMAMANSVESRVPFLDNRLVDFVFSLPSAYKVKPPYTKVVHRSAMQELIPEEIYRRQDKGIFSSPFYQVWMKNELKPFITEILTSKTLRERGIWNLPKINFYWHKYLAGDNSQAEMLFNIIALEIWFRQFVD, encoded by the coding sequence ATGTGCGGAATAGCGGGAATATATTGTTATAGCCAGGAAGCAGTTACTATAGCTAAAAAACAGGAAAATTTTACCCCAGGAAAAGAATACCCGGGGAAAAATTCCGGCAGCTATAAACAAAATGCTGTTAATGCCATTCTGCTGAAAAATATGACGGATGCAATCAAGCATAGGGGTCCTGATGATGAGGGTTATCTGCTGAAGGATAGAAAAGGAATCCAGGTTTTTGCGGGGGGAGATTCGCCTGCGGATATCAAATCTCTATATCCGATATTATATAACAACGATGAGGGAGCAATAAGAACTTCTCTAAATGCAGCGGTTAATTCCATCAATGTAGATGATTTTATTTTGGGAATGGGTTTCCAGCGCTTGAGCATTTTGGAATTAAAACCAATTGGTCATCAACCGATGTGGGATAAAGAACTGGGTATAGTTATTTGTTATAATGGCGAAATATATAACTATCTGGAACTGCGGGAAGAGCTTAAGGCAAAGGGTTATATATTTTTCAGCCATAGCGATACGGAAGTGATAATTAAAGCGTATCACTATTGGGGTGAGGATTGTGTGCAGCATTTTAACGGAATGTGGGCATTTTCCTTATGGGATGAAAGAAAGAAAGTGCTTTTTTGCAGTCGTGATCGTTATGGCATCAAACCCTTTTATTATGCGGTTCAAGATGGTGTAATATATTGGGGTAGTGAAATTAAGCAGCTTTTACTTACCCCTGTTGATAAAACCCTGAACCAGGCAATGATTTGGCGTAGTATGAAAATCAATTCGCTGCTTGTTTATGATGATGAAACCTATTGGCAGCATATAAATTGTTTAAAGCCGGGGCATAATTTGCTGCTTACCAATGGTAAGATAAACATTAAGCAATATTATGATTTGGATATAGCTAATTTGGAAAGTTCCAAGCTCTCCTATAACGAAGCAGTTGAACAATATAGAAGTATCTTTCTGGATTCTATTGGTTTACAGCTGCGTAGCGATGTGGAAATTGGAGCCACTCTTTCCGGAGGGATGGATTCTTCTGCAATTGTCTGTTCCGCAGTGCATAAAAAAGGTGAACCGCTAAAGACATTCTCTTCTTACTATGCTTTTTTGCCGGAACTGGATGAGCGCTCGTGGATAGAAAAAATAGTGCAAAAGACCTCTTGCCGTTCTTTTTATGTAAGCCCCAAGGCGGAAGATGCTATTCAGGGCTGGGAGAATTTAACTTATTATAATGATTTTCCTTTGGCAGCTGGCTTTGTTTCGCAAAATGCCGTGATGCAAGAAGCACATAGACAAGGAATTAAGGTTTTGCTTTCAGGCCAGGGTTCCGATGAAATATCTGCCGGTTACAGGCATTCCTTATATCGCTATTTTGCTGATTTGCTTAGAGGAATGCAAATAGGGAAATTGGGGAAAGAACTGCCCCGTTATTTACAAAAAGAAAAACCGGTTTTATCCAAGTTGGGCAAAATTTTGCTTTCCACTTTTCTGCCGGAATCTGCCCTTTACAATCTGGAATTTCGTTATTACCGTTTTGAGCCCTTCAATTCTGCTTTTACCAGGGAAGCTGATAAAAACTGCGGGGAACAAATTCTGAAAAAGATTGCGGATATTAAGGCATCCCGGCTTTCCAATTTCCTGTATAATATGATGCATAATACTTCGCTGCAAACACTGTTGCATTTTGAAGACCGGATGGCAATGGCAAATTCGGTGGAAAGCAGAGTTCCTTTTTTGGATAACCGTTTGGTAGATTTTGTCTTTTCTCTGCCTTCAGCATATAAGGTTAAGCCCCCATACACTAAAGTAGTTCATCGGTCTGCAATGCAGGAATTGATTCCTGAAGAAATATACCGCCGCCAGGATAAAGGTATTTTTTCTTCTCCTTTTTATCAGGTATGGATGAAAAACGAGTTAAAGCCATTTATTACCGAGATCTTAACAAGTAAAACATTGCGGGAGAGAGGAATCTGGAATTTGCCCAAAATAAACTTTTACTGGCATAAATATCTGGCTGGAGACAACAGCCAGGCAGAAATGCTGTTCAATATTATTGCTTTGGAGATTTGGTTCAGGCAATTCGTAGATTAA
- the manA gene encoding mannose-6-phosphate isomerase, class I codes for MPYLIKPALQNYSWGDTKYIQELIGAQQETGKPLAEIWFGTHPKAPSTVITENGEVPMDKFVQNNQEYLPNNMQESSLPFLLKILAAAEPLSLQVHPDKQTALNGFQREELANLPLNDPKRCFKDPNHKPELLCALTPFIAMCGFRPYEEIIRNFQVLGITKLWQKFSSFANSPSKKSLRDLFSQILNSEGNQLQDFLHCLESIQPELSPKLKFTCQICKHLNEFYPFDSGIVSPLLLNTFTLQPGQAVYIDAGILHSYIQGAGIEIMANSDNVIRGGLTPKYIDREILFAITRFETYLPQLIHPHLKANEPVAYTTPAEEFILKRLLLEGTLTLDNEHKPMLVFCIKGSLTTESGLSLARGQAMFIPFNERPSQISGSAEIFLVSTPTKL; via the coding sequence ATGCCCTATCTAATTAAACCCGCTCTCCAAAATTACTCCTGGGGCGATACTAAATATATTCAAGAACTAATCGGAGCCCAACAGGAAACAGGAAAACCCTTAGCTGAAATATGGTTCGGCACCCATCCCAAAGCACCTTCCACAGTAATAACGGAAAACGGTGAAGTTCCAATGGATAAGTTTGTGCAAAACAATCAGGAATATCTGCCGAACAATATGCAAGAGAGCTCTCTGCCTTTTCTTCTTAAAATTCTGGCAGCTGCCGAACCTCTCTCTTTGCAGGTTCATCCCGATAAACAAACAGCCCTGAACGGTTTTCAAAGGGAAGAATTGGCAAATCTACCGTTGAATGACCCTAAACGCTGTTTTAAAGACCCTAATCACAAACCGGAACTACTTTGTGCTTTAACCCCTTTTATCGCTATGTGCGGATTCCGACCCTATGAAGAAATTATCCGCAACTTCCAGGTTTTGGGCATAACCAAACTCTGGCAGAAATTCTCTTCTTTCGCTAATTCACCTTCTAAAAAGTCATTACGGGATTTATTCAGCCAAATCTTGAACAGCGAAGGAAATCAACTGCAGGACTTTTTGCATTGCCTTGAAAGCATCCAGCCGGAATTGAGCCCCAAACTGAAATTCACCTGCCAGATTTGTAAACACTTAAATGAATTCTATCCTTTTGATAGCGGTATAGTTAGTCCCCTCTTACTTAATACTTTCACTTTGCAGCCAGGGCAGGCAGTTTATATTGATGCCGGTATTTTGCATTCCTATATCCAGGGAGCAGGTATTGAAATTATGGCTAATTCCGATAATGTTATCAGGGGAGGGCTTACGCCCAAATATATAGACCGGGAAATTCTGTTTGCTATCACTCGCTTTGAAACCTACCTCCCGCAATTAATTCATCCTCATCTGAAAGCCAATGAACCGGTAGCTTATACTACTCCGGCAGAGGAATTTATTTTAAAACGCCTTCTTTTGGAAGGAACCCTCACCCTGGATAACGAACATAAACCAATGCTGGTTTTTTGCATAAAGGGTTCGCTTACTACTGAATCCGGTTTATCTCTGGCAAGAGGACAGGCAATGTTTATTCCTTTTAATGAAAGACCAAGCCAAATCTCCGGTTCCGCAGAAATCTTTCTTGTCTCTACGCCAACCAAATTATAG